The following proteins are co-located in the Bubalus bubalis isolate 160015118507 breed Murrah chromosome 23, NDDB_SH_1, whole genome shotgun sequence genome:
- the SH3PXD2A gene encoding SH3 and PX domain-containing protein 2A isoform X7 — protein sequence MILEQYVVVSNYKKQENSELSLQAGEVVDVIEKNESGWWFVSTSEEQGWVPATYLEAQNGTRDDSDINTSKTGEVSKRRKAHLRRLDRRWTLGGMVNRQHSREEKYVTVQPYASQSKDEIGFEKGVTVEVIRKNLEGWWYIRYLGKEGWAPASYLKKAKDELPARKKNLAGPVEIIGNIMEISNLLNKKASGDKETPPAEGEGPEPPITKKEISLPILCNASNGSALGIPERTVSKLAQGSPAVARIAPQRAQISSPNLRTRPPPRRESSLGFQLPKPPEPPSVEVEYYTIAEFQSCISDGISFRGGQKAEVIDKNSGGWWYVQIGEKEGWAPASYIDKRKKPNLSRRTSTLTRPKVPPPAPPSKPKEADEGPAGPGESQDSPLRLKYEEPEYDIPAFGFDSEPELTEEPTEDSGSGDRRPTQPRRPSPASSLQRARFKVGGSTEDVALEEETIYENEGFRPCVEDGLSARRSSRDSDSPGGSPLSLARKNSPKSDSPKSSSLLKLKAEKNTQAELGKNHSSASFSSSITINTTCSSSSSSSSSSLSKNSGDLKPRSASDAGIRGTPKVGAKKDADPKVGLTSCARAKPSVRPKPFLNRAESQSQEKMDISTLRRQLRPTGQLRGGLKGSKSEDSELPPQTAFEGPSEGSRRGSADLITLPAASPPCPTKKGREGQATSYTTCSAYQKVQDSEISFPAGVEVQVLEKLESGWWYVRFGELEGWAPAHYLVLGENEPSDPPGKETDTVAPKSKQNEGKSDSLEKIEKRVQALNTVNQSKRATPPIPSKPPGGFVKTSGAGAVKMRNGVRQVAVRPQSVFVSPPPKDSNLSCALRRNESLTATDSLRGVRRNSSFSAARSAAAEAKGRLAERAASQGSEHPLLPTQRNGIPVSPVRPKPIEKSQFIHNNLKDVYVSIADYEGDDETAGFQEGVSMEVLERNPNGWWYCQILDGVKPFKGWVPSNYLEKKN from the exons GCTGGTGGTTCGTGAGCACCTCTGAGGAGCAGGGCTGGGTCCCTGCCACCTACCTGGAGGCCCAGAATGGTACTCGGGACGACTCAGATATCAACACCTCCAAGACTGGAGAAG TGTCCAAGAGACGCAAGGCCCATCTGCGGCGCCTGGATCGCCGGTGGACGCTGGGCGGGATGGTCAACAGGCAGCACAGCCGAG AGGAGAAGTACGTCACCGTGCAGCCTTACGCCAGCCAAAGCAAGGACGAGATTGGCTTTGAGAAGGGAGTCACCGTGGAGGTGATCCGGAAGAATTTGGAGGGCTGGTGGTACATCAG ATACCTGGGCAAAGAGGGCTGGGCGCCAGCATCCTACCTGAAGAAAGCCAAGGACGAGCTGCCAGCACGGAAGAAGAATCTGGCAGGCCCAGTGGAGATCATTGGGAACATCATGGAGATCAGCAACTTGCTGAACAAGAAGGCGTCCGGGGACAAGGAGACCCCCCCGGCTGAAGGCGAGGGCCCGGAGCCCCCCATCACcaagaaggagatcagcctgccCATCCTCTGCAATGCCTCCAATGGCAGCGCGCTGGGCATCCCCGAGAGGACCGTCTCCAAGCTGGCCCAGGGCTCCCCAGCCGTGGCCAGGATTGCCCCTCAGAGGGCCCAGATCA GCTCCCCGAACCTGAGGACAAGGCCTCCTCCTCGCAGAGAGTCCAGCCTG GGATTCCAGCTGCCGAAGCCGCCGGAGCCCCCTTCTGTTGAGGTGGAGTACTACACGATTGCTGAATTCCAGTCGTGCATTTCAGATGGGATCAGCTTTCGAGGTGGACAGAAGGCAGAG GTCATCGACAAGAACTCAGGTGGCTGGTGGTACGTGCAGATTGGTGAGAAGGAGGGCTGGGCCCCTGCGTCCTACATCGATAAGCGCAAGAAGCCCAACCTGAGCCGCCGCACGAGCACTCTGACACGGCCCAAGGTGCCCCCGCCGGCGCCACCCAGCAAGCCCAAGGAGGCCGACGAGGGTCCAGCCGGCCCCGGTGAGAGCCAGGACTCCCCTCTGAGGCTCAAGTACGAGGAGCCCGAGTACGACATCCCTGCCTTTGGCTTCGACTCAGAGCCGGAGCTGACCGAAGAGCCCACGGAGGACAGTGGCTCAGGGGACAGGCGGCCCACCCAGCCCCGCAGGCCCTCGCCGGCCTCCTCGCTGCAGCGCGCCCGCTTCAAGGTGGGCGGATCCACAGAGGACgtggccctggaggaggagaccaTCTACGAGAACGAGGGCTTCCGGCCGTGTGTAGAGGACGGCCTGTCGGCCAGACGCTCCTCCCGAGACAGCGACTCCCCAGGGGGCTCCCCGCTGTCCCTTGCCAGGAAGAATTCCCCCAAATCggattcccccaaatcatcctcGCTTCTGAAGCTCAAGGCGGAGAAGAACACCCAGGCGGAACTGGGGAAGAACCACTCCTCAGCCTCCTTTTCCTCATCCATCACCATCAACaccacctgctcctcctcctcctcctcttcctcctcatccttGTCCAAGAACAGCGGGGACCTGAAGCCCCGTTCCGCCTCGGACGCGGGCATCCGTGGCACTCCCAAGGTCGGGGCGAAGAAGGATGCCGACCCGAAGGTTGGGCTGACCTCCTGTGCCCGGGCCAAGCCGTCGGTTCGGCCCAAGCCGTTCCTGAACCGCGCAGAGTCCCAGAGTCAAGAGAAGATGGACATCAGCACTTTACGGCGCCAGCTGAGGCCCACGGGCCAGCTCCGGGGCGGCCTCAAGGGCTCCAAGAGCGAGGATTCCGAGCTACCCCCCCAGACGGCCTTCGAGGGTCCCAGCGAGGGGTCCAGGAGAGGCTCGGCCGATCTCATCACCCTCCCTGCTGCCTCGCCCCCCTGTCCCACCAAGAAGGGTCGGGAAGGGCAGGCCACCTCCTACACCACATGCAGTGCCTACCAGAAGGTCCAGGACTCGGAGATCAGCTTCCCCGCGGGCGTGGAGGTACAGGTGCTTGAAAAGCTGGAGAGCGGCTGGTGGTACGTGAGGTTTGGGGAGCTGGAGGGCTGGGCCCCCGCCCACTATCTGGTGCTCGGCGAGAACGAGCCATCCGACCCACCtggcaaagagacggacacagtGGCCCCCAAGAGCAAGCAAAACGAGGGCAAGTCAGACAGCCTGGAAAAGATCGAGAAGCGCGTCCAAGCGCTCAACACCGTCAACCAGAGCAAGAGGGCCACGCCGCCCATCCCCTCCAAGCCGCCCGGGGGCTTCGTCAAGACCTCAGGCGCCGGGGCGGTGAAGATGAGGAACGGTGTGCGGCAGGTGGCCGTCAGGCCCCAGTCGGTGTTCGTGTCCCCACCACCCAAGGACAGCAACCTGTCCTGCGCCCTGAGGAGGAACGAGTCGCTCACGGCCACCGACAGCCTCCGAGGCGTCCGCCGGAACTCCTCTTTCAGCGCCGCCCGCTCGGCAGCCGCAGAGGCCAAGGGCCGCCTGGCTGAACGTGCTGCCAGCCAGGGCTCGGAGCACCCCTTGCTGCCCACTCAGCGCAATGGCATCCCTGTGTCCCCCGTGCGCCCCAAGCCCATTGAGAAGTCCCAGTTCATCCACAACAACCTCAAAGATGTGTACGTCTCGATCGCGGACTATGAGGGGGACGACGAGACGGCGGGCTTCCAGGAGGGCGTGTCCATGGAGGTCCTGGAGAGGAACCCCAACGGCTGGTGGTACTGTCAGATCCTGGATGGGGTGAAGCCCTTCAAAGGCTGGGTACCCTCCAACTACCTGGAGAAAAAGAACTAA
- the SH3PXD2A gene encoding SH3 and PX domain-containing protein 2A isoform X6, whose translation MSLCCCFFFRDYGSSKRKSGADTNAEPMILEQYVVVSNYKKQENSELSLQAGEVVDVIEKNESGWWFVSTSEEQGWVPATYLEAQNGTRDDSDINTSKTGEEEKYVTVQPYASQSKDEIGFEKGVTVEVIRKNLEGWWYIRYLGKEGWAPASYLKKAKDELPARKKNLAGPVEIIGNIMEISNLLNKKASGDKETPPAEGEGPEPPITKKEISLPILCNASNGSALGIPERTVSKLAQGSPAVARIAPQRAQISSPNLRTRPPPRRESSLGFQLPKPPEPPSVEVEYYTIAEFQSCISDGISFRGGQKAEVIDKNSGGWWYVQIGEKEGWAPASYIDKRKKPNLSRRTSTLTRPKVPPPAPPSKPKEADEGPAGPGESQDSPLRLKYEEPEYDIPAFGFDSEPELTEEPTEDSGSGDRRPTQPRRPSPASSLQRARFKVGGSTEDVALEEETIYENEGFRPCVEDGLSARRSSRDSDSPGGSPLSLARKNSPKSDSPKSSSLLKLKAEKNTQAELGKNHSSASFSSSITINTTCSSSSSSSSSSLSKNSGDLKPRSASDAGIRGTPKVGAKKDADPKVGLTSCARAKPSVRPKPFLNRAESQSQEKMDISTLRRQLRPTGQLRGGLKGSKSEDSELPPQTAFEGPSEGSRRGSADLITLPAASPPCPTKKGREGQATSYTTCSAYQKVQDSEISFPAGVEVQVLEKLESGWWYVRFGELEGWAPAHYLVLGENEPSDPPGKETDTVAPKSKQNEGKSDSLEKIEKRVQALNTVNQSKRATPPIPSKPPGGFVKTSGAGAVKMRNGVRQVAVRPQSVFVSPPPKDSNLSCALRRNESLTATDSLRGVRRNSSFSAARSAAAEAKGRLAERAASQGSEHPLLPTQRNGIPVSPVRPKPIEKSQFIHNNLKDVYVSIADYEGDDETAGFQEGVSMEVLERNPNGWWYCQILDGVKPFKGWVPSNYLEKKN comes from the exons GCTGGTGGTTCGTGAGCACCTCTGAGGAGCAGGGCTGGGTCCCTGCCACCTACCTGGAGGCCCAGAATGGTACTCGGGACGACTCAGATATCAACACCTCCAAGACTGGAGAAG AGGAGAAGTACGTCACCGTGCAGCCTTACGCCAGCCAAAGCAAGGACGAGATTGGCTTTGAGAAGGGAGTCACCGTGGAGGTGATCCGGAAGAATTTGGAGGGCTGGTGGTACATCAG ATACCTGGGCAAAGAGGGCTGGGCGCCAGCATCCTACCTGAAGAAAGCCAAGGACGAGCTGCCAGCACGGAAGAAGAATCTGGCAGGCCCAGTGGAGATCATTGGGAACATCATGGAGATCAGCAACTTGCTGAACAAGAAGGCGTCCGGGGACAAGGAGACCCCCCCGGCTGAAGGCGAGGGCCCGGAGCCCCCCATCACcaagaaggagatcagcctgccCATCCTCTGCAATGCCTCCAATGGCAGCGCGCTGGGCATCCCCGAGAGGACCGTCTCCAAGCTGGCCCAGGGCTCCCCAGCCGTGGCCAGGATTGCCCCTCAGAGGGCCCAGATCA GCTCCCCGAACCTGAGGACAAGGCCTCCTCCTCGCAGAGAGTCCAGCCTG GGATTCCAGCTGCCGAAGCCGCCGGAGCCCCCTTCTGTTGAGGTGGAGTACTACACGATTGCTGAATTCCAGTCGTGCATTTCAGATGGGATCAGCTTTCGAGGTGGACAGAAGGCAGAG GTCATCGACAAGAACTCAGGTGGCTGGTGGTACGTGCAGATTGGTGAGAAGGAGGGCTGGGCCCCTGCGTCCTACATCGATAAGCGCAAGAAGCCCAACCTGAGCCGCCGCACGAGCACTCTGACACGGCCCAAGGTGCCCCCGCCGGCGCCACCCAGCAAGCCCAAGGAGGCCGACGAGGGTCCAGCCGGCCCCGGTGAGAGCCAGGACTCCCCTCTGAGGCTCAAGTACGAGGAGCCCGAGTACGACATCCCTGCCTTTGGCTTCGACTCAGAGCCGGAGCTGACCGAAGAGCCCACGGAGGACAGTGGCTCAGGGGACAGGCGGCCCACCCAGCCCCGCAGGCCCTCGCCGGCCTCCTCGCTGCAGCGCGCCCGCTTCAAGGTGGGCGGATCCACAGAGGACgtggccctggaggaggagaccaTCTACGAGAACGAGGGCTTCCGGCCGTGTGTAGAGGACGGCCTGTCGGCCAGACGCTCCTCCCGAGACAGCGACTCCCCAGGGGGCTCCCCGCTGTCCCTTGCCAGGAAGAATTCCCCCAAATCggattcccccaaatcatcctcGCTTCTGAAGCTCAAGGCGGAGAAGAACACCCAGGCGGAACTGGGGAAGAACCACTCCTCAGCCTCCTTTTCCTCATCCATCACCATCAACaccacctgctcctcctcctcctcctcttcctcctcatccttGTCCAAGAACAGCGGGGACCTGAAGCCCCGTTCCGCCTCGGACGCGGGCATCCGTGGCACTCCCAAGGTCGGGGCGAAGAAGGATGCCGACCCGAAGGTTGGGCTGACCTCCTGTGCCCGGGCCAAGCCGTCGGTTCGGCCCAAGCCGTTCCTGAACCGCGCAGAGTCCCAGAGTCAAGAGAAGATGGACATCAGCACTTTACGGCGCCAGCTGAGGCCCACGGGCCAGCTCCGGGGCGGCCTCAAGGGCTCCAAGAGCGAGGATTCCGAGCTACCCCCCCAGACGGCCTTCGAGGGTCCCAGCGAGGGGTCCAGGAGAGGCTCGGCCGATCTCATCACCCTCCCTGCTGCCTCGCCCCCCTGTCCCACCAAGAAGGGTCGGGAAGGGCAGGCCACCTCCTACACCACATGCAGTGCCTACCAGAAGGTCCAGGACTCGGAGATCAGCTTCCCCGCGGGCGTGGAGGTACAGGTGCTTGAAAAGCTGGAGAGCGGCTGGTGGTACGTGAGGTTTGGGGAGCTGGAGGGCTGGGCCCCCGCCCACTATCTGGTGCTCGGCGAGAACGAGCCATCCGACCCACCtggcaaagagacggacacagtGGCCCCCAAGAGCAAGCAAAACGAGGGCAAGTCAGACAGCCTGGAAAAGATCGAGAAGCGCGTCCAAGCGCTCAACACCGTCAACCAGAGCAAGAGGGCCACGCCGCCCATCCCCTCCAAGCCGCCCGGGGGCTTCGTCAAGACCTCAGGCGCCGGGGCGGTGAAGATGAGGAACGGTGTGCGGCAGGTGGCCGTCAGGCCCCAGTCGGTGTTCGTGTCCCCACCACCCAAGGACAGCAACCTGTCCTGCGCCCTGAGGAGGAACGAGTCGCTCACGGCCACCGACAGCCTCCGAGGCGTCCGCCGGAACTCCTCTTTCAGCGCCGCCCGCTCGGCAGCCGCAGAGGCCAAGGGCCGCCTGGCTGAACGTGCTGCCAGCCAGGGCTCGGAGCACCCCTTGCTGCCCACTCAGCGCAATGGCATCCCTGTGTCCCCCGTGCGCCCCAAGCCCATTGAGAAGTCCCAGTTCATCCACAACAACCTCAAAGATGTGTACGTCTCGATCGCGGACTATGAGGGGGACGACGAGACGGCGGGCTTCCAGGAGGGCGTGTCCATGGAGGTCCTGGAGAGGAACCCCAACGGCTGGTGGTACTGTCAGATCCTGGATGGGGTGAAGCCCTTCAAAGGCTGGGTACCCTCCAACTACCTGGAGAAAAAGAACTAA
- the SH3PXD2A gene encoding SH3 and PX domain-containing protein 2A isoform X5: MWLEGGSQARRCPDGKRGWRRQPEASPWAPSPPAWWPRLGADTNAEPMILEQYVVVSNYKKQENSELSLQAGEVVDVIEKNESGWWFVSTSEEQGWVPATYLEAQNGTRDDSDINTSKTGEVSKRRKAHLRRLDRRWTLGGMVNRQHSREEKYVTVQPYASQSKDEIGFEKGVTVEVIRKNLEGWWYIRYLGKEGWAPASYLKKAKDELPARKKNLAGPVEIIGNIMEISNLLNKKASGDKETPPAEGEGPEPPITKKEISLPILCNASNGSALGIPERTVSKLAQGSPAVARIAPQRAQISSPNLRTRPPPRRESSLGFQLPKPPEPPSVEVEYYTIAEFQSCISDGISFRGGQKAEVIDKNSGGWWYVQIGEKEGWAPASYIDKRKKPNLSRRTSTLTRPKVPPPAPPSKPKEADEGPAGPGESQDSPLRLKYEEPEYDIPAFGFDSEPELTEEPTEDSGSGDRRPTQPRRPSPASSLQRARFKVGGSTEDVALEEETIYENEGFRPCVEDGLSARRSSRDSDSPGGSPLSLARKNSPKSDSPKSSSLLKLKAEKNTQAELGKNHSSASFSSSITINTTCSSSSSSSSSSLSKNSGDLKPRSASDAGIRGTPKVGAKKDADPKVGLTSCARAKPSVRPKPFLNRAESQSQEKMDISTLRRQLRPTGQLRGGLKGSKSEDSELPPQTAFEGPSEGSRRGSADLITLPAASPPCPTKKGREGQATSYTTCSAYQKVQDSEISFPAGVEVQVLEKLESGWWYVRFGELEGWAPAHYLVLGENEPSDPPGKETDTVAPKSKQNEGKSDSLEKIEKRVQALNTVNQSKRATPPIPSKPPGGFVKTSGAGAVKMRNGVRQVAVRPQSVFVSPPPKDSNLSCALRRNESLTATDSLRGVRRNSSFSAARSAAAEAKGRLAERAASQGSEHPLLPTQRNGIPVSPVRPKPIEKSQFIHNNLKDVYVSIADYEGDDETAGFQEGVSMEVLERNPNGWWYCQILDGVKPFKGWVPSNYLEKKN, from the exons GCTGGTGGTTCGTGAGCACCTCTGAGGAGCAGGGCTGGGTCCCTGCCACCTACCTGGAGGCCCAGAATGGTACTCGGGACGACTCAGATATCAACACCTCCAAGACTGGAGAAG TGTCCAAGAGACGCAAGGCCCATCTGCGGCGCCTGGATCGCCGGTGGACGCTGGGCGGGATGGTCAACAGGCAGCACAGCCGAG AGGAGAAGTACGTCACCGTGCAGCCTTACGCCAGCCAAAGCAAGGACGAGATTGGCTTTGAGAAGGGAGTCACCGTGGAGGTGATCCGGAAGAATTTGGAGGGCTGGTGGTACATCAG ATACCTGGGCAAAGAGGGCTGGGCGCCAGCATCCTACCTGAAGAAAGCCAAGGACGAGCTGCCAGCACGGAAGAAGAATCTGGCAGGCCCAGTGGAGATCATTGGGAACATCATGGAGATCAGCAACTTGCTGAACAAGAAGGCGTCCGGGGACAAGGAGACCCCCCCGGCTGAAGGCGAGGGCCCGGAGCCCCCCATCACcaagaaggagatcagcctgccCATCCTCTGCAATGCCTCCAATGGCAGCGCGCTGGGCATCCCCGAGAGGACCGTCTCCAAGCTGGCCCAGGGCTCCCCAGCCGTGGCCAGGATTGCCCCTCAGAGGGCCCAGATCA GCTCCCCGAACCTGAGGACAAGGCCTCCTCCTCGCAGAGAGTCCAGCCTG GGATTCCAGCTGCCGAAGCCGCCGGAGCCCCCTTCTGTTGAGGTGGAGTACTACACGATTGCTGAATTCCAGTCGTGCATTTCAGATGGGATCAGCTTTCGAGGTGGACAGAAGGCAGAG GTCATCGACAAGAACTCAGGTGGCTGGTGGTACGTGCAGATTGGTGAGAAGGAGGGCTGGGCCCCTGCGTCCTACATCGATAAGCGCAAGAAGCCCAACCTGAGCCGCCGCACGAGCACTCTGACACGGCCCAAGGTGCCCCCGCCGGCGCCACCCAGCAAGCCCAAGGAGGCCGACGAGGGTCCAGCCGGCCCCGGTGAGAGCCAGGACTCCCCTCTGAGGCTCAAGTACGAGGAGCCCGAGTACGACATCCCTGCCTTTGGCTTCGACTCAGAGCCGGAGCTGACCGAAGAGCCCACGGAGGACAGTGGCTCAGGGGACAGGCGGCCCACCCAGCCCCGCAGGCCCTCGCCGGCCTCCTCGCTGCAGCGCGCCCGCTTCAAGGTGGGCGGATCCACAGAGGACgtggccctggaggaggagaccaTCTACGAGAACGAGGGCTTCCGGCCGTGTGTAGAGGACGGCCTGTCGGCCAGACGCTCCTCCCGAGACAGCGACTCCCCAGGGGGCTCCCCGCTGTCCCTTGCCAGGAAGAATTCCCCCAAATCggattcccccaaatcatcctcGCTTCTGAAGCTCAAGGCGGAGAAGAACACCCAGGCGGAACTGGGGAAGAACCACTCCTCAGCCTCCTTTTCCTCATCCATCACCATCAACaccacctgctcctcctcctcctcctcttcctcctcatccttGTCCAAGAACAGCGGGGACCTGAAGCCCCGTTCCGCCTCGGACGCGGGCATCCGTGGCACTCCCAAGGTCGGGGCGAAGAAGGATGCCGACCCGAAGGTTGGGCTGACCTCCTGTGCCCGGGCCAAGCCGTCGGTTCGGCCCAAGCCGTTCCTGAACCGCGCAGAGTCCCAGAGTCAAGAGAAGATGGACATCAGCACTTTACGGCGCCAGCTGAGGCCCACGGGCCAGCTCCGGGGCGGCCTCAAGGGCTCCAAGAGCGAGGATTCCGAGCTACCCCCCCAGACGGCCTTCGAGGGTCCCAGCGAGGGGTCCAGGAGAGGCTCGGCCGATCTCATCACCCTCCCTGCTGCCTCGCCCCCCTGTCCCACCAAGAAGGGTCGGGAAGGGCAGGCCACCTCCTACACCACATGCAGTGCCTACCAGAAGGTCCAGGACTCGGAGATCAGCTTCCCCGCGGGCGTGGAGGTACAGGTGCTTGAAAAGCTGGAGAGCGGCTGGTGGTACGTGAGGTTTGGGGAGCTGGAGGGCTGGGCCCCCGCCCACTATCTGGTGCTCGGCGAGAACGAGCCATCCGACCCACCtggcaaagagacggacacagtGGCCCCCAAGAGCAAGCAAAACGAGGGCAAGTCAGACAGCCTGGAAAAGATCGAGAAGCGCGTCCAAGCGCTCAACACCGTCAACCAGAGCAAGAGGGCCACGCCGCCCATCCCCTCCAAGCCGCCCGGGGGCTTCGTCAAGACCTCAGGCGCCGGGGCGGTGAAGATGAGGAACGGTGTGCGGCAGGTGGCCGTCAGGCCCCAGTCGGTGTTCGTGTCCCCACCACCCAAGGACAGCAACCTGTCCTGCGCCCTGAGGAGGAACGAGTCGCTCACGGCCACCGACAGCCTCCGAGGCGTCCGCCGGAACTCCTCTTTCAGCGCCGCCCGCTCGGCAGCCGCAGAGGCCAAGGGCCGCCTGGCTGAACGTGCTGCCAGCCAGGGCTCGGAGCACCCCTTGCTGCCCACTCAGCGCAATGGCATCCCTGTGTCCCCCGTGCGCCCCAAGCCCATTGAGAAGTCCCAGTTCATCCACAACAACCTCAAAGATGTGTACGTCTCGATCGCGGACTATGAGGGGGACGACGAGACGGCGGGCTTCCAGGAGGGCGTGTCCATGGAGGTCCTGGAGAGGAACCCCAACGGCTGGTGGTACTGTCAGATCCTGGATGGGGTGAAGCCCTTCAAAGGCTGGGTACCCTCCAACTACCTGGAGAAAAAGAACTAA